A region of the bacterium genome:
CGTCGCATGTCACATGTTGAGCATTGTACGCGGTGCGTCAGGTGTTGGGTGCCGTTGTCGCTTGGCGTTGGCCGTTCGCGCCGAAGGCGCCGTCGCATGTAGCCGTGGGCGGAAGCCCACGGAACCAGGCCCGCCCGATCCTGGCGCCCCGAAGGGGCCGCCGGGGTGCAGGAGCTAAGGAAGCTCACACATGATCCGTCGCATCCGCGGGGAACTGGGCGCCATCACACCGGAGACCGTTGAGCTGCATGTCAACGGTCTGTGGTATGAGGTCGTGCTGCCGCCGGCCAGCGCCGAGCACCTGGCCGAGCGCGAAGCCGGCGCTGAGACCGAGCTGTACACCTTCCAGTTCCTGCAGATTGACGGCGTGCGCGGGACGCCGGTGCTGATGGGCTTTGAGACGCCCGCCCAGCGCGACTTCTTCGAGCGCCTGCTGGAAGTCCCGCGCTTCGGCCCGCGCAGCGCCATACGCTCCATCAGCATTCCGGTCGCCACGTACGCGAAGGCCATCGAGATCGGCGACACGAAGATGCTACGGTCGCTGCCGGGCGTGGGCGCTCAGAAGGCCAAGGACATCGTCGCCACGCTGCAGGGCAAGGTGGGGCGGTTCATTGATGTGGCCGAGGTCGAGTCGGCCCGCCCGCCGGCTGCGCCACCCGAGTCGGACGCCGAAGAGCAGGCCCTGCTGGTCCTGGAGCAGCTCGGCATGACCCGCGCCGACGCCCTCCGCGCCGTTCTGCACCTGCGCGAGACGCAACCGGACCTGAAGACGGCTGACCAGATTGTCAAAGCAGTATTCAGACGCTAGCCGAACCGCAGGCCCTGCCACGGGAACGCCCCATGACGCCGGTCCTTCGGAGGGTTGGGATACCATGTCAGAGGACTGCTGGGATAGTGTGCAAGCTGCTGGAAGGCTCGTCTCCTTCCTGGACGCGATGCTGAAGGACACACATCATCCTCTGCGGTCGACCGATATTGGGAACACGGCATCCTGTCGCCAAGGCGATGGGCCTGAGTACCTGTTCCGATGGTCTGCCACTGTCCCAGACGGGCGAGGTCCGTCCGAGTTGGCCGAGGCAGTCCTAGACGAAGCGCGGGATACTGGCTACGCATGTCGCGTTCATCACGAGAGAACTTCACGAGTTGCCACGCCCGTTCTGATTGTGGTGGATGACCACTGTCTCGCCACGGAGGTGAGATTGCATGTCATTGCCGAGGCCGCGCGCGGTCTGGAGCATTGCCATGTGGTCTTCCTTGATCGCGCCGACCTGGAGGAACAGAACGCCGCTGCGTTGGAGCAGCATCTTGACCTCTCGGCGGCAAGCCCGAATGTGCCACCCCTGGCAACGCGAAGCGCAGCACATGAGACGTGTTGAGGCTACCGGACACCACAATGTCACATGATGATGCCTCCCGACAACGCATCGTGGGCGGCGAGGAGCGCCGCGAGGACAGCGACGAACTCGCTGCCCTGCGCCCGCAGACGCTCGCTGAGTACGATGTCGGCCAGACCCGGCTGATCGAGAACCTGCGGGTGGCCATCACCGCCGCGCGGCAGCGTGGCGACGTGCTCGACCACATCCTGTTCGACGGCCCGCCCGGCCTGGGCAAGACGACCCTCGCGCACATCATCGCCAACGAGATGGGGGCCGAGCTGCACCGCACCTCCGGCCCGGCGCTCGAGCGCGCCACCGACCTCGTCGGCATCCTCACCAACCTCAAGCGCGGCGACATCCTCTTCATTGACGAGATCCACCGGCTCCCGCGGGTCGTCGAGGAGTACCTGTACCCGGCGATGGAGGACTTCCGCATTGACTTCATCGTGGACAAGGGGCCGTACGCCAAGACGATCCCGCTGACCATCGAGCCCTTCACGATCATCGGCGCCACCACGCGCGCCGGGATGCTCACCGGCCCGCTGCACGAGCGTTTCGGCATCTTCCACCACCTGGACTTCTACAGCGTCGAGCAGCTCGAGAAGATCGTGCGGCGCTCGGCGCGGTTGCTGGACATCCCCATTGACGCGGGCGGCTGCCACGAACTCGCGGCGCGCTCGCGCGGCACGGCGCGGGTGGTCAACCGGCTGCTGCGGCGCGTGCGCGACTACGCGCAGGTCATGGGCGATGGCAGCGTCACCCGCGAGATCGCCTCGGACGCCCTCACGGCCATGGGCATTGATAACCTGGGCCTCGACCCGCTCGACCACAAGTACCTGCTGACGATCATCGAGTACTACCACGGCGGTCCCGTGGGCCTCAACGCCATCGCGGCGACGCTATCGCAGGACTCGGGCACGCTCGAGGATGTCGTCGAGCCATACCTGCTGAAGATCGGGTTCATCATCCGCACCTCGCGGGGCCGCCAGGCCACCGAGCGCGCCTACGAACACCTGGGGATATCCCCCGATCAGGCGCCCCGGCCCGCGGACATGCGGATGGACTTCGACCAGTAGCGGCGCGGTTCATCGCGCCCTCATACCGTCTGACACCGGCGCGATGAATCGCGCCTCTACAGGTATTCCCCATGAGAGCCGCCGCCGCCACCGGCCCGAAGGCCATCAGCATCCTTGACGTCCCCGAGCCCCAGTTGACGCCTGACGCCTGCGTGGTGCGCATCGCCGCCTGCGGCATCTGCGGCGCCGACCGCGGCCACTGGGAACACGGCGGCCACGGCTCGGGCCCCGACCCGGACCCCTTCTTCGGCCATGAGGCCGTGGGCGTCATCGCCGAGGTCGGCGCGAACGTCGAGCGCTGGCGCGTGGGCGACCGCGTGGCCATGTACAACGTCATCGGCTGCGGACGCTGTCGGCATTGCCTGCGCGGCGAGGAGAAGTACTGCCTGACCCAGTCCGTCGTGGGCCAGGGCTTCCGGGAGGCCGCGCTCGTGCCGGCGGCCAACCTGCTGCCCCTGCCCGATTGGCTGGATTCCGTGTCGGGCACCATGGCGACCGATGTCGTCGGGACCGCGTTGCGGGCAGTCCGACAGTCCGGCTTGCAGCCCGGCGCCGTCGCGGGGGTATGGGGCTTGGGTCCCATCGGGCTGATTGCTGCCCTGGGCGCGAAGCTGTGGGGCGCGCGTCACGTCTTCGGCTTTGACCTGTGCGCCAGCCACCGCGCGATCGCCGCGCGCTATGGTGTGGATGTCGCCCTCGACCCCGCCACGGACGATGTGGCGGCGGCCGTCCGCGAGTTCTCCCCCGACGGCCTCGACGTGGCCCTCAACACCGTCTGGAACAGCACCGTCGCCCAGCAGGCGTATGACCTCACGGCCTTCGGCGGCACCGCCGCGATGGTCGTGTCGGGCCCCGAGAAGCTGGACTGGTGGCACGAGCGCCGCGTCACGGGCGCGGGCTACTTCACCAAGCCCGAGTACGCCGAGAACCTGCGCCTGATCGAGAGCGGGCGCATCCCGCTGCAGCCCCTCGTCAGCCACGTGTTGCCCCTGGACCGCATTGACGAAGCCTTCCGCCTGCGCTTCGATACCCCCGACCAGTCCCTGAAGGTCGTCATCACCATGGAGTGACCGACATGCGCGCCTGGCCAGCCCTTCTGCTGCTGCTCGCCTCACCGCTGCTCGCCGATGAACTCGTGGAGTGCTCGATCTTCAAGTCGTTCTACCGGCCGACCGTCACCATCCAGTGGGAGCTGAAGGCCCCCGCGAGTCAGACGGGCCTGTACCGCCTGTCCGCCTCCCTGCGCGCCGAAGCTGCGCGTGAGACGCTCCAGCAGAAGAGCCTGGCACGCCTGCCGGGCGCGAAGGGCACGCTGGCCTTCGACACGACCAGCCTGCCGCTCGGGCGCTATGCCGTGGACGTGACCGTCAGCGACCAGGGCGGCAAGACAGTGCGCGAACAGACGCTGCTGTTCCCCGTGCTGGCCGACCCGCAGGTGAAGTCACGCCTCGTCACGGTCCGCCCGTCGGACAACATGCTGATCGTGCAGGGGAAGCCCTTCTTTGCGCTGGGCATCTACGAGAGCCCGGGCGCCGAGGCGTACATGAACAAGCTGGCCGACGCCGGCTTCAACCTGTGCCACGTGCCGGGCGGGGCCTCGCCGGTCCTGGCGAAGCTGCTGGACACGACCCTGGCCCACGGGATGCGCGTGTGGATCAGCGCCTCGCACCTGATGGACTTCTCCAAGGACGCCGAGAAGCGCCAGGCGCAACTGACAGCGATGGTGCAGCAGGTCGGCAACCATCCCGGCCTGCTGTGCTGGGAGAGCATTGACGAGCCCGCGTGGAGCAAGCAGAGCGCCGACGGCCTGTACGACGGCTACTGCTTCCTGCGTCAGCTCGACCAGCAGCACCCGATCTGGACCAACCACGCCCCGCGCAACACGATCCTGGAACTGGCCCACTTTAACCGCGCCACGGACATGGGCGGCCTGGATGTCTACCCCGTGCCCGAGCCGCAGACGCAGTCCGACCTGCCCAACAAGACCATCAGCGTCGTCGGCGATGAGGAGGACAAGAACATCGCCGCGGTGCATGGCGAGAAGCCCATCTTCATGGTCCTGCAGGGCTTCGCGTGGGCGGAGTTGAGCAAGCCCAACCCGGCCAAGCCGCCCGTCCCGCCGACCTTCGCCCAGTCGCGCTTCATGGCCTATGACGCCATCGTCCACGGCGCGAACGGGATCCTGTACTGGGGCAGCGCCTACACGAAGAAGCCCTCGCGCTTCTGGTCGGAGTTGCGGTCGCTGGTGAGCGAGTTAGCGGCGCTGCGGAGCGTGCTGGCCAGCGAGAGCCTGCGCGGGACAGGCGCGGCGAAGGTCAGTGGGGGAAAGGGCCTGCGCCTGATCCACAAGCGCGTGGAGGGCTACAACTACGCGCTCCTGGTCAACGAAAAGCCCGATCCCGTGAAGGCGACGGTGACGCTGGCGGGGGTGAAGACGAAGCAGTGGCGCCGGCTGTTTGAGCAGGGAACGTACGCCTTGCAGGGCGGCAAGCTGGCGCTCCGTCTGGACGGCTATGGTGTGGCGGTGCTCAGTGACAACCTCAAGTTCACCGACCGGCGCAAGGACTACTCGGCCGAGTGGGTCAACGCGGCGAACGTGCCGGAGCCGGTGCTGACCGAGCCGGGCAACCTCATCGCCAACCCGGGCTTCGAGGTGGACAGTGCGGGCGACGGGATGCCGGACGCCTGGAACGCCAGCCTGGCGCTGACGGCGACGCTGAGCGACACGGCACACTCGGGCCAGAAGTCGCTACGCCTCCAGGCCCTCGGCGGCGACCTCGCGCCCCTGGCGGTGCTGCGCCACGTAGACGTCAAGGCTGACCAGAAGTACCGCTTCAGCGCCTGGGTGAAGACCGAGGGCGTGGTGGAGGTGCGTTTCTACACCGAGTGGGTCACCGACACCTTCCACGCGCACTGCCTGCCGTGGACGAAGGGGCCGGGCGAGTGGCACAAGCTGGAGTTCGAGTTCAAGGGCGTGCCGGACCCACAGGGCAAAGCCTACGGGGTGGTGCAGGTGAGGGGCGAGGGCGCGGCCTACTTCGATGACGTGAAGCTGGAACCGATCGAGTAGCCGGCCGGGGATGGAGCAGGGGCCCGGGTGGCCTGGGAGCGCGGCTCTCCAGAGCCGCCCAGCCGTCCCGGGGCACGCCTGCGGCTCTGGAGAGCCGCGCTCCTGCTACGGCGTCGGCGGCGTGTCGGACTTCGCGTGGCACTCCGGCTTGGCGTGCTTGGGCTCGAGGTGGTCAATGGCCTCGTCGAGCCCGCAGCGAACCGCCCGCAGTAGCTCCACCCCGGCCAGCCGCAGGTGTCGCACCGACGGCGCCTTGGCCAGCTCGCACAGGAACTCGTCGGCTCGCTTCACGAAAGTATCCACCGGGTCATGCGGGTTCGGGTTCATGGTTGCTGTGTCTCCTTTGCCGGGCGGGCTGTGGCCAGGATGAGCAGGCCCCGGATGCGCTCCCGCCGCGACAGCACCTCGTTGGTCAACTCGACCGCCCGTGCCGCGTCATACTGCGCCAGTTGGGGCAGCATGTCCATCAGCGTCTCCTCACGCGCCTGCCAGTCTGACACATCTTCGAGCATCCGCAGGGCCTCGGCC
Encoded here:
- the ruvB gene encoding Holliday junction branch migration DNA helicase RuvB, giving the protein MSHDDASRQRIVGGEERREDSDELAALRPQTLAEYDVGQTRLIENLRVAITAARQRGDVLDHILFDGPPGLGKTTLAHIIANEMGAELHRTSGPALERATDLVGILTNLKRGDILFIDEIHRLPRVVEEYLYPAMEDFRIDFIVDKGPYAKTIPLTIEPFTIIGATTRAGMLTGPLHERFGIFHHLDFYSVEQLEKIVRRSARLLDIPIDAGGCHELAARSRGTARVVNRLLRRVRDYAQVMGDGSVTREIASDALTAMGIDNLGLDPLDHKYLLTIIEYYHGGPVGLNAIAATLSQDSGTLEDVVEPYLLKIGFIIRTSRGRQATERAYEHLGISPDQAPRPADMRMDFDQ
- a CDS encoding alcohol dehydrogenase catalytic domain-containing protein, translated to MRAAAATGPKAISILDVPEPQLTPDACVVRIAACGICGADRGHWEHGGHGSGPDPDPFFGHEAVGVIAEVGANVERWRVGDRVAMYNVIGCGRCRHCLRGEEKYCLTQSVVGQGFREAALVPAANLLPLPDWLDSVSGTMATDVVGTALRAVRQSGLQPGAVAGVWGLGPIGLIAALGAKLWGARHVFGFDLCASHRAIAARYGVDVALDPATDDVAAAVREFSPDGLDVALNTVWNSTVAQQAYDLTAFGGTAAMVVSGPEKLDWWHERRVTGAGYFTKPEYAENLRLIESGRIPLQPLVSHVLPLDRIDEAFRLRFDTPDQSLKVVITME